The genomic segment AGTATTTGAGTGCTTATGTTTCAGGTGCTCTGTAGGTCCTAGGGATAGAGTCAAAGAGAACAAGATAAAGATTTCAGCTTAAGGGCTTTCATTCTAATGAAGGAAATTgacaataaaagagaaacaaacacatgtataaataattttaacaatTAATAAGTACTTTGAAGAAAAGGCAGGCTAATGGGATGAAGAGTGATGGGGGGATATTAATGGGACAGACTGTTTCAGATGGAATGGTCAGAACTTTTTTACGGAGATGATATTTGAGCATAGATATGAGTAAAGTGAGAGAGTAAGTGCTAGGAAAATCAATgagaagaaaattctagaaagtggGAACAGCAAGTATAAAGGCCATGAGGCAGATCTGAATTCAGGTGTTCAAGAGCAAACAGAAGGCCCATGTGGTGGTAAAGTGAAGTGACATCTATATTTGGAAATGAGGTAGGAGTAGGCAAATAATTTTGGATTAATAGATATATTCAATGAATCAACAAAAATGATGGAGCATTTTGATAAAAAATACCTCaagaagtataaaatattatagaaattaGGGGACATACTAGATATATTTGTAAACAAGATTTTACATTGTTGAGTAGGActttttctgttgcttataaTTGAAAAGAAGAGCTAAGTAATACCCTTCGTATGAAAACCTCCGAAGAGATGCCAAAAATTGGGGTCAGTCACTGCCCTCCACCAAGGGTAGGCACACTGTGAGGTAAAATAACCTGCTGTCCTAACAAAAACCAGCACTCAACTCCTCATATGTATAAGGAGAAAACTAGGGAGAAGAGTGGTAAGAGCCAGTAACTCCTGAAGATCACAGACCTCAGAGGAAAAGGTTTCTCCTCTTcccaagggaagaagagagattattctcttctcttcctgaagCCAAATTATGGCTGCCCATTGGGAGAATCATGTGTAAagaatgtttgtgtgtgtctgcaaGAAGCAAGAGAGGTCCACCTGGAGCTGCTATGGTAGAGCCCTGTTGTGAAATTCTTCTTGGGGAAGTTAAGCATTTGCCATCTGATGTTTAAGCACCACCTGTGAACCAAAGACAGCTGCTCACTTCTAGTCTTCAGATTTTTGAAGAGGAGGAGCTCACTGCATTAGCTCACATTAACAGGGAAGTAAGGGACTGGAGTTTGTTCCTGAGAGGGAATACATAGCCCCCTCTATCCCATGCTGGTGTTCTGTGGCTCTTGGAGGGTTCAGAAGATGATGTCAGTGGTTACCTTGACTATATTTGAAGCagcacagaggaaaggaaaggggcaGGATAGCTGCTCAGTGAAGCGAGGGAGTCAGGAGCAGAACCAGTGTCAAAGCCCAAAGTGGACATGGTTACTTTTCCCTGAGGGATTCCTCAGTGATTGGGAGGCTCAGATAAAGCTGAACACCATCCAAAGAAAACCAAGCACATCATCAGCAAAGAATTCTCAATAACAAATCTATTAGCAATAGACATAACTGGATTGAACCAGAGAAAGACGAGGGACACTTTCCCACACCGACACATAGCTGATTATGTAAAATCTCTACTATCCTATCTCCTCTGTCTGACCCCAAGCTAGAAGAAATAAGCGCTGAGGAGGAGGAGCCAGACCTCCTTCCAACTTCTCTACTTCAAGCAGCCAGTGTCATAGTTTATGCTTGCGTTAAGGGGAAAAGGAGGTGATCGTATTTATATCAGATTCACTATTGAAGTTTTACACTAGACAAAGGTTTAAAATTAGACTATAATTAATAGAAAATGATTGTATGTACCAAGATTTCTTTAAGGAATATGAAAAGGAGATTTGGCACATCACGGATAGAAGCTTTTATTGGAATAAATATTAACCTATGGTGCATTTATGCACCTATTGAGATACATTATAGAATCCAGCAAACTATGAGACATAATAATACAAACTACACAGGAGCTAATAAGGAGTCAAAGTGCACTAATCTAAAATAATAATCTCATGGggttttatgttatttaaaagtaaattttcctCCAGCTCCTCAGTTTTGATAAAGTATCGATATTGTCAATTGCCTCTTTGGTGTAACAAAGTTAATTAATCTTCCCTCAATCAGCAATGCATAATCCTAATTCTCCAGGCCTTTGTCAAGGATATGAACTCAGAATCTCCTTTTCTGTTCTTATAAAGGTCTTCTGAGAGAAGTGATATTTAGGAATGTTCATCTAAGGAACATAGCATCCCTAGTTAAGGTAATTCAAGTTCTACCTTTGGATCAAGCTAGaccaaaaagtttttttcttttctataatgaGAATTATCTAAGTTTCTGTTGTTATCCTTACTGCCAGGAAGTTCAAAGCCAAATTGCCAGCTCTATCAAAGCAAGTATAAACAATATAGAGAGATAGTATATTTGCATTTGTAGTTTTTCTTGAATTTGATCcttattttatcaatatatttatacatCTTGGGGTGTCTATTTGTAAAGAGGTAGAGTGTAGATAAACACATTTAATTCATATCTCAGGAAGAGTCTGTTCAGAAGACTGAAAGGTGATCCCTCAACATGAAattcataaatcttttttttgtgtggGCTATCAAATACAaggaatacatttatttatttgataaagaaaacatgagaaaagtGGGTTGGAATGGGCTCAGACTTATTCTCAACTCACCACTGGAGTCTTGGTGTCTGTGCCAACAGTTCAGGAATCAGCAGGCTACCTGGAGATGGTTTATAACAAGAAGTACAAAACCCAAGGCTCTTCTCCAACACCCCTCTGGTCAGTGGAGAAAGCCTGCAGTGAGGCAAGAGGGGAAGTTGTGCCATTCTTCTCACCTCTCTATCACCATTTCATCTTCTGCTTGCTAACCTTGATGTAACTTGAGAGCTGTCCTTGCTTCGGCTGTGCAGTCCAGAAGCAAGAACTTCATCTGGGAATCTTTTCGTGTTATGCACAGTGGTTCCCCCCAGGACAATCCTCACTCCGGGAGTGGTGCGGTTCAGGTTATAAACTGTTAGAGCCTCTTCATAGGTGGCTCCTCCAATTATAAACACAATGATATCCTGATGTCTGTCTCTGAGTGTGCTGGGGCCTAGATAAGGATACAGGTTTTCCTTAAGCTTTCCTTTGATGAGATGGTCCAGGTTCTCATGTAAGAAAGGCTGATGCTGAGCATATACATTTTCTACTCCCTTCAATCCTTTGAGGAAATGTTTGGTAATAGCCACAGCGTCTTTGGGGCTGAAGAGGTCACTTCCTCTGACCCGTTTACCACCATATTCAACAACTGTAGACACAAGCTTTCGATACTTCTCAGAAACACCTTTATTCCTAAGGTCCATCATAATCCTGGTAGGCTATTGCTGCTGTGTCGCTCATAATGTAGAGGATAAAGCATCACCAGGCTGCACGCATCAAACTCTGTTACTTTGGGGTTCTGCAGGAGCCTCTTTACATTCTGGAGAGCACTAGAATGGTCATTTTGACAGGCCAGTTCTTGCTCAACGTCCAAAACCTCCAGCAGATTCCACTCACTGACCAACTGAGACAGCTCTCCAACCACTGTCATGTGCTTTGATACAGTCCCAGACATCTTCTTGAATTGTGGGTAATTCTCAACAAAGGCCTTCATGTCTGCTATTGATTCTAGTTTTTGCTgttcttttggtttcttcttctgAAAGTCTTCCATGAGATTCTTTATGTTGCAACCAATCTCAGCAAAGTTCAGGTACATATTGTTAGTGTAGAATTCATCATTTTCAGCAGATAGGACCACCTCTCTCATGTCTTTACTGATCCCTGGCACTCTGGAAAGATCAATCCGATTGTTGTTTATGCCCAGTAGTTCATGGACCATGGCCTGATATGTCCACTGGTTTAGCAATGGGGTGATGGCATCATTGCAGCAATCTAAAATAAGTAGCAAGGGAGGAACCTCAGTCTGCCGGAATTCAAACAGTTCATATTCTTTAGTTATCATTTGCTTAACATTCTGCAAGTCTCTTTGCTGCCTCTGATGAAAGCTGGTAATGAATCATGGGACATTTCTTCAGAGATAAAAGGAGAGCTGTCAGTCCTTGAGTTGCTCTGGATAGTTGGACTGGATCCCAATTTCGACCCTGGCAGCAACCCAGAATATTGAGGGAAAACAAATGTGGATTCACAGCAATGTAATCACCATAAAATTCCTGAACCTCAGCCACAACTTCCTGTTCATCAGGTTCAGCTAATGACTTCACATTACTCTTGCTGATCAcattactgaaataaataaaatatatactgtatttgGGTCTTCAGAGCTCCTGAATCAGATAATCCACACTCTCCTGCTAGTGTGGgatggtctcctgcagaggcagagggtggctatggctcaccatgggggcaaggacactggcagcctgataaatcttaaaaatgtttttttaaagactaattaaaaaaaatgttttaaaattaaaatgggtCCAAAAATGTTATCCTCATTCACTCACTAGTTTAACGACTAGTCTATATTGTATACCCAATACATTAAACAATAAAGATTGTTTTAGCATTGTTATTGTCTTTTAATTGTAAAAACCATATCTCTGGTTTTTGCTATATGTATCACTATGTATTGTAAAGCTTAGCAGATCCTCATGTCAATGGCCAGGAAAACTATCCCTAGCATAGGAGATAGTTATAGCAGGTGCAAAACATCTTATAGAggactttgtttttcatttcataaaactttatttgattaaaaatttgccttttctgtgtACACTGGAATGCTTTATTCCCTATGCATTTTACAGAGTTACAgtctctcattttaaatattaccccaaaagtaatttcagaaaaaaaaaaggttttttgaaACTAAACTTGACTTTTAAATAATCATATGGACAAACAACTCTCAAACAAAATTGGGTTAATAATATTTCTTGCCTGCTTAACTACATGACAGATTTCTTGTCCCAGTCCCCTTTCTCAAAAGAAACATCATGTGGAAACTAAGCTAGAGAAAAGATTCTTCCCTAAGGCAGttaagggaaagggaagggccaGAAATTTCTTTGGCAAACAATTATATGCATAGCCATTTGTGTGTAACTGTTTTGCTTCAAGTACAGTACACTCTTTGGAGGGAAGGCGAGATGTTGTTCAGAGTGGGAGTGGTACTCTCCAACCAGCTGAAGTGCAGGAAGTTATCTACAGCCTCTTCCTCATGCTTGTGGCTGCATCCTGGAATCAACTCTGCCAACCCTATGAGTGCAATACCAGGTTAAAAGCCAATGCTAGTTTGGCTGAGATGGTCTCTTCCACTGCAAAACAATGGATAAGATGGGACTGAGAAACAACCACTACATGATGACATTCAATAAAAAAGGTTTAGGGGAGATAAAAAAAGGATTTCAAAGACAGGGACAGATAGGCTGGTGAAAAACAAATCACATTTTTGCTAAGAAAATTAGATAAAGGAGAGTGACAGAATGGTGATAGCTTGTTCTTCAGAGGAGCTCTGCATGATCTCTTTTTGCTGAAATAGAGGCCAAAggttaattaattatattaatgctCTTTGTTTTCTCAGCTTAAACAAACTAAGGTGCATGGGTACCTTCAAAACAATACATGATAGGAGGAAATGGATCCACAAATGACAAAATAGCTATGTTTACTCTGATAACTAGCTCATTCACTAGTTTAACATTGGTCTGTTGTTATGTACAACCCAATAAACTGGCCAATGAAAGGATCGCTTTAGCATTACAGAGACATAATCTAGGTATAACTTTGAGGGTTTCCGTAAATTAATCAGATTACTATCCTTAAGCATCCATGCATTGATATTATCAGGCATAAAAGAACTTGGTTCAAGCCAGGGGACTTGAACCACCCATGACTAGCCACACTGGCACTATACCTCTTTAGCATACTCATCCTTGTGGCCATCAGATGCTTCATTGCTATGACATTgctaaatatgtaaagaactatGGGATGGTTTGTTGGCTGGTAAAAATGCCTGTGGTCTAGTTGCTATTTTACTAGTTATGCAATGTGACATATCTACTATAGGTTTCTAAGAGACTTGAATCCACAAATATATTCCTCCTGACTCTGCTTCCACATTGCACAGAAGGACACAGGTAAGACAGATTGTCGTATCTCAGAAACAAAGAGGTGGATAActctgaatacattttcttcacaCCATAGCTTAGGGCAAAGGATTGCAGAATAAAATTTATGATTTCAGAAAAacagtataaagaaaataaatatttgaatgaaagaCAAATTTTTGCTCTAAGATACTATTTTTCCCTCTTAGAgatcaattaatttaaaactgATTGGCTctaagaatgactttttttttaattttgaattttgttttatttttttttatacagcaggttcttattagtcatcaattttatacacatcagtgtatgcttgtcaatcccaatcacccaattcagcaccaTCATTCCCacccccccatggctttccccccttggtgttcatacatttgttctctacacctgtgtctcaacctctgccctgcaaaccggttcatttgtaccatttttctagattccacatacatgcgttaatatatgatatttgtttttctctttctgacttacttcactctgtatgacagtctctagatccattcatttctcaaaaaatgactcaatttcattcctttttatggctgagtaatattccattgtatatatgtaccacatcttctttatccattcgtctgtcaatgggcatttaggttgcttccatgacctggttattgtaaatagtgctgcaatgaacattggggtgcatgtgtcttttagaattatggttttctctggatatatgcccagtagtggcattgctggattatatggtaattctatttttagttttttaaggaacctccatactgttctccatagtggctgtatcaatttacattcccaacagtgcaagagggttcccttttctccacaccctctccagcatttgttgtttgcagattttctgatgatgcccattccaactggtgtgaggtgatacctcattgtaggtttgatttgcatgtctctgataattagtgatgttgaacagcttttcatgtgtttcttggccatctgtatgtcttctttggagaaatgtctatttaggtcttctgcccatttttggattgggttgtttgtttctttaatattgagctccatgagctgtttatatattttggagattaatcttttgtctgttgattcatttgcaaatattttctcccattctgagggttgtcttttcgtcttgtttatggtttcctttgctgtgcaaaagctttgaagtttcattaggtcccatttgtttatttttgtttttatttccattactctaggaggtggatgaaaaaagatcttgctgtgatttatgtcaaagagtgttctttctatgttttcctctaagagttttatagtgtccggtcttacatttaggtctcgagtccattttgagcttatttttgtgtatggtgttagggagtgttctaatttctaaGAATGACTATTAAAGACATACCTTGAGTGCATGAAAAGCTCCATTCAGTGGATAATTTTGTATCATGTTTcattcctccttctttccctgtTATTCTTCAAATTTCTATTAAAAGGTAAGTAATATCATGAAATTTGATGATACACACTGTTAATACTCTTTGCGTAGGGTGAATGAAGGCCTTTTATATAGGAAGGAAATAGTTATGGTTGTATTTTGACCGACATCCACTCATCCTCTATTTACGTATCCTTTGTCTCTGGTTTTCTATAATTTCTAGCTTATATtcatagggtttttaaaaaattcatgaaagccctctcatttttttttcatttacacgTTCAGGTATACATAAACTTAAGTAACTAGACCATATGAAGGATTTATTTGAGTTTGGAGTCTGGATTTTGGTAAAGAGAAAGAGTCATGGGGTTCTGTTAAAATGAGTCTGACAAGTCTTGGCCCAAAGTCACTCTGAGGAAGAATATGTCTTCCTTTGAAAGCAAGAGTATAatcaatattttcataaaatattaatatgaagTAGAATATAGTATGTCAAGCCAGTATTAACATTTCATTAAtgaggatttcattttttaaaggctaTATAACAAGAACAGATTAATCTCATAACCTGAAAGTTTTTACTTCattattgtttctttatttctggcTAAATTGTACTTTCAAGTGAGTAGACAgaaacatgatactatatattaaGTAACTTCAAGTAAATATCCATGCTATTCTTCAGTGttaagtgatctcttggctaaTAAAAAAGGTAGATGTGATGCTCTCTCTAGTCCTAAGTACAGTGTGCCCCAATGTAGAGGTTTCTTGAGTTACTGTTAGAGAATGATTCCAATTCTTAGCAGCCTAATCCCACACTTCAGTACGGATCCCAACTTCTACATCTGTTCAGATGAGCCATTGGCTAAATGGCTGTGTAGTagtattcaacaatatttatttgtcttctttatggtgaTTTTTAGGACTGGTCATACATacccccttcctccttcatcctctctctcttttccatgCATATTTTTGAGAGCCCATATGTCTTAGGAATAAAGTTACTGTCTGTTAAGAATTCACAGTCTGCTGGggttgagataaaaataaaaaattctagtaCAATATGATAAGTGTTATGATACCATGAGAACACAGAGGAGAAACACCTTATCTAGTTTATGGGGATTAGGGGAGGCAATTTAAAGATTATACCTGACACAAATACACAGATATTTGCATATACATGTGTtggcacacattttaaaaaactaggtTATTATCATCTCAGAAATAAGGTAGTAATGCCTCAGTGTTGGCTGATATGCCTGCCTCCACCATAGTAAAAGAAACACACTGTCTTAATTGGGGGTTAATATTTGCAAACTACTTGACTTTTCTAGTAGAACGGTGGCACATAATTTTGAGATATTAATGCTTTTCTAATCTCCGCTGTATTTTCAACAGCTGACTTATAGTAAATACCAAAGTAAAACTTTTATAATATGCATGGTAGAGTGGAAAGCATGTcagattagttttaaaaaaagtaggtGTTAGTCCTATATAGAGGCATTAACTATGTGATTTTGACCAATTTAACTTaattaaacctcagtttcttcattggaAACATGAAGAAGCTTAg from the Lagenorhynchus albirostris chromosome 4, mLagAlb1.1, whole genome shotgun sequence genome contains:
- the LOC132519317 gene encoding LOW QUALITY PROTEIN: vacuolar protein sorting-associated protein 45-like (The sequence of the model RefSeq protein was modified relative to this genomic sequence to represent the inferred CDS: inserted 1 base in 1 codon) — its product is MITKEYELFEFRQTEVPPLLLILDCCNDAITPLLNQWTYQAMVHELLGINNNRIDLSRVPGISKDMREVVLSAENDEFYTNNMYLNFAEIGCNIKNLMEDFQKKKPKEQQKLESIADMKAFVENYPQFKKMSGTVSKHMTVVGELSQLVSEWNLLEVLDVEQELACQNDHSSALQNVKRLLQNPKVTEFDACSLVMLYPLHYERHSSNSLPGXMMDLRNKGVSEKYRKLVSTVVEYGGKRVRGSDLFSPKDAVAITKHFLKGLKGVENVYAQHQPFLHENLDHLIKGKLKENLYPYLGPSTLRDRHQDIIVFIIGGATYEEALTVYNLNRTTPGVRIVLGGTTVHNTKRFPDEVLASGLHSRSKDSSQVTSRLASRR